Proteins co-encoded in one Anabaena sphaerica FACHB-251 genomic window:
- a CDS encoding ABC transporter permease codes for MTNTKISLETGRDWLIKLVTDETFVYVIKRLLQALLTIFLASALSFFIMKLSPGDYVDTLRQNPKISPERIEEIRQQFGLDKSWPEQFWLWLRQIVTKGDFGTSFVYQRSVSSLLWERVPATLLLAIASLFITWAIAIPLGILAAVKQNLPTDKILQVLSYAGQGFPSFITALFLLFFAQITTPLFPVGNMTSIDHAELTWLGKILDIGWHMILPLIALSITSFAGLQRIMRGQLLDVLRQDYIQTARAKGLPENRVIYVHALRNAINPLITLLGFELASLLSGAFITENFFNWPGLGKLTLQAVLAKDQYLVMASLVMSAVLLILGNLIADLMLKAADPRIKLEDLN; via the coding sequence ATGACAAATACAAAAATTTCTTTGGAGACTGGTAGAGATTGGCTAATTAAGCTGGTGACAGATGAGACTTTTGTTTATGTAATAAAACGGCTATTGCAGGCTCTATTAACGATCTTTCTAGCATCGGCTTTGTCGTTTTTTATCATGAAGTTGTCTCCGGGGGATTATGTAGACACGCTGCGACAAAACCCGAAGATTTCCCCGGAACGGATTGAGGAAATTAGGCAACAATTTGGTTTAGATAAGTCTTGGCCGGAACAGTTTTGGTTGTGGCTGAGGCAAATTGTTACTAAGGGTGATTTTGGTACGAGTTTTGTTTATCAGCGTTCTGTATCTTCCCTGTTATGGGAACGAGTACCAGCGACTTTGTTGTTAGCGATCGCTTCTTTATTTATAACCTGGGCTATAGCTATTCCTCTAGGTATCCTCGCTGCTGTTAAACAAAATCTTCCCACTGACAAGATTTTGCAAGTCTTAAGCTATGCTGGACAGGGTTTTCCCAGTTTTATTACTGCTTTATTTCTATTATTCTTTGCCCAAATTACTACCCCACTGTTTCCGGTGGGTAACATGACTAGTATTGATCACGCTGAACTCACATGGCTGGGTAAAATCTTAGATATCGGTTGGCACATGATTTTACCTTTAATTGCTTTAAGTATCACCAGTTTTGCAGGTTTACAGCGGATTATGCGCGGTCAATTATTGGATGTTTTGCGGCAAGATTATATTCAAACTGCTCGTGCTAAAGGACTACCAGAAAACCGCGTTATTTATGTTCATGCTTTGCGGAATGCTATTAACCCTTTAATTACTTTATTGGGTTTTGAATTAGCAAGTTTGTTAAGTGGTGCATTTATTACAGAAAACTTCTTCAACTGGCCAGGTTTAGGGAAGTTGACTTTACAAGCTGTTTTAGCAAAAGATCAATATTTAGTAATGGCTAGTTTGGTGATGAGTGCAGTTTTATTGATTCTTGGTAATTTAATTGCTGACTTGATGTTAAAAGCGGCTGATCCAAGAATTAAATTAGAAGATTTGAATTAG